From one Thermomicrobiales bacterium genomic stretch:
- a CDS encoding M55 family metallopeptidase: MNVYISVDMEGITGIVHGDMMGAEGREYDRGRRLMTGDANAAVEGAARAGADYILVADGHGPMRNIFFEDLHPAAHLMSGSANARDYCQLQGVDSRSFDAALFVGYHAMAQTYDAVHPHTIAGVAVHELRVNGKPHGETGLNAAILGALSIPVVLVTGDLTTTKEARSFLGEQIETVVVKEASGRNAAICRPLKAAQDDIIAAAERALIQLDKAHVYAPGSPLSIEVDFLTMQQCDRAARTAGIERLGPVTISVPGDDAWEQYRVLWAGLRSSLYEPASWLA, encoded by the coding sequence ATGAACGTCTACATCTCGGTCGACATGGAGGGGATCACCGGCATCGTTCACGGCGACATGATGGGCGCGGAGGGACGCGAGTACGACCGTGGCCGGCGGCTGATGACCGGAGACGCCAACGCCGCCGTCGAGGGCGCGGCCCGCGCCGGAGCAGACTACATCCTCGTCGCGGACGGCCACGGCCCGATGCGCAATATCTTCTTCGAGGATCTGCACCCTGCCGCGCACCTGATGAGCGGCAGCGCGAACGCTCGCGACTACTGCCAGCTCCAGGGCGTCGATAGCCGCTCGTTCGACGCCGCGCTCTTCGTTGGCTATCACGCGATGGCGCAGACCTACGACGCCGTCCACCCGCACACCATCGCTGGCGTCGCCGTCCACGAGCTGCGCGTCAACGGCAAGCCCCACGGCGAGACCGGCCTGAACGCGGCAATCCTCGGCGCGCTGAGCATTCCGGTCGTGCTCGTCACTGGCGACCTGACGACCACGAAAGAAGCGCGGTCGTTCCTCGGAGAGCAGATCGAGACGGTCGTGGTCAAGGAAGCGAGCGGCCGCAACGCGGCCATCTGCCGGCCGCTGAAGGCCGCCCAGGATGACATCATCGCAGCCGCCGAACGGGCGCTCATCCAGCTCGACAAAGCCCATGTCTACGCGCCCGGCAGCCCGCTTTCGATCGAGGTCGATTTCCTGACGATGCAGCAGTGCGACCGCGCCGCGCGGACGGCCGGTATCGAGCGACTCGGCCCGGTCACGATCTCCGTCCCCGGCGACGACGCCTGGGAGCAGTACCGCGTCCTCTGGGCCGGCCTGCGCTCGTCGCTCTACGAACCAGCGTCGTGGCTCGCCTGA
- a CDS encoding amidohydrolase/deacetylase family metallohydrolase: protein MQAGQYDTVIRGGRVIDPASEVDGELDVAISGGKVAAVAAGIDATNAARVIDASGQIVTPGLVDLHTHIYWGVTYWGIEPDPVAAVSGVTTWLDVGSAGSYTFPGFRRFIVEPSRIRAFALLNLSAIGLVAPTWELSNPDYLNVDLAESIVNENRDLILGIKARIDRNTTRGVGLLAVERARELADRVGLPLMVHIGSGPPTIREVAGLLRPGDILTHCFTGGDMRIMDGDGKVLPEIQELQKRGLVLDIGHGGGSFSYEVTEAMLDQGVVPDVISSDIHQTARQGPMFDLPTTLSKFLNLGMSLPDVIARATTNAAKAMGKPELGTLSVGAPADVAIFRLDEGEYAFFDAGMDRRSGAQLLTATETLVDGEPLPRVPELPMHSWAKLQEHQQGVRRPEDYGK, encoded by the coding sequence ATGCAGGCAGGTCAGTACGACACCGTGATTCGTGGCGGGCGGGTGATCGACCCGGCCTCGGAAGTTGACGGGGAGCTGGATGTCGCGATCAGCGGCGGGAAGGTCGCGGCAGTCGCTGCCGGGATCGACGCGACGAACGCGGCGCGTGTCATCGACGCGAGTGGGCAGATCGTGACGCCGGGCCTCGTCGATCTGCACACACATATCTACTGGGGCGTCACCTACTGGGGTATCGAGCCGGACCCGGTCGCCGCGGTCAGCGGGGTGACGACCTGGCTGGATGTCGGCAGTGCGGGATCGTATACGTTCCCCGGCTTCCGCCGATTCATCGTCGAGCCGAGCAGGATTCGCGCGTTCGCGTTGCTGAACCTGTCGGCGATTGGTCTGGTCGCGCCGACCTGGGAACTGTCGAACCCCGATTACCTGAATGTCGATCTCGCCGAGTCGATCGTCAACGAGAATCGCGATCTGATCCTCGGGATCAAGGCGCGAATCGACCGCAACACCACACGAGGTGTCGGCCTGCTGGCGGTCGAGCGCGCGCGTGAGCTGGCCGACCGGGTCGGACTGCCGCTGATGGTCCACATCGGCTCCGGACCGCCGACGATCCGCGAGGTGGCCGGCCTGCTGCGTCCGGGCGACATCCTGACTCACTGCTTCACCGGCGGCGACATGCGGATTATGGATGGAGACGGCAAGGTTCTCCCGGAGATACAGGAGCTGCAGAAGCGCGGGCTGGTGCTGGACATCGGCCACGGCGGCGGCTCGTTCTCTTACGAGGTGACCGAGGCGATGCTGGATCAGGGCGTCGTGCCAGACGTGATCTCCAGCGACATCCACCAGACTGCCCGGCAGGGGCCGATGTTCGACCTGCCGACTACATTGTCGAAGTTCCTCAACCTGGGTATGAGCCTGCCGGACGTCATCGCGCGAGCGACCACGAACGCGGCGAAGGCGATGGGCAAGCCCGAGCTCGGCACGCTGTCGGTCGGAGCGCCGGCCGACGTCGCGATCTTCCGGCTAGACGAAGGGGAGTACGCATTCTTCGATGCCGGCATGGACCGGCGTTCGGGCGCGCAGCTGTTGACCGCAACGGAGACGTTGGTCGATGGCGAGCCGTTGCCGCGCGTCCCCGAGTTGCCAATGCACTCGTGGGCAAAGCTGCAGGAGCACCAGCAAGGTGTTCGACGGCCTGAGGACTACGGTAAGTAA
- a CDS encoding S9 family peptidase, which yields MTDIRMLPFDVAVAATVLADIQISPDGSQVAYVTTAASVEGEAPTSAIWLVSTEGGASRRLTTSEVVDGAPRWSPDGSAIAFLSDRLKRGVTQVYVITLSGGEAIRLTEHPGPVTSVEWSPDGRMLAFTAMDGESPDAKRRQEERDDEHVVDADLKRASLWVIDLPEDLRAAGVLPESRRISPEGLHVGSLAGRGFSWAPDSQGLAAVVAPGPKADHLFAPDLATFEMDGTMHRLGNFEGLGDAPSFSPDGSTLAFIGCEHRMPSLFSLRIIPVGGGESRVVLPDYKGSFTSVSWLPEGDRLLAMIEEGQQHAIRFVDVEARSAEAAFALPAGSAGRSGHPLSVSRDGSRVAFARAGNDTLADLYVADIGGTPRKLTDLNPWVRDYDFGEMREVTWTSTDGMEIEGLLILPVGYQEGQRYPLLLHIHGGPCGAWTTQLYTNWHDWGQFLAQRGYAVLMPNPRGSSGQGSEFLCAIVGCYGEPDWDDLITGVDAMIERGIADPEQLVVGGWSGGGFLTNWTITHSNRFKAAVSGAGISNWVSFQGTADVRGVFDAYLGSVVDDVETHWRLSPIRLIGNATTPTLILYGGADARVPPTQGYELYEGLKAVGVETQLVTYPREPHTIGERKHQLDLLGRVVEWYDRHLGRGE from the coding sequence GTGACTGATATTCGAATGCTGCCGTTCGATGTGGCGGTGGCCGCGACCGTGCTTGCTGATATCCAGATCTCGCCAGACGGCAGCCAGGTTGCCTACGTAACAACCGCGGCGTCAGTCGAGGGCGAGGCCCCGACCAGCGCGATCTGGCTGGTGAGCACCGAGGGTGGCGCCTCTCGACGGCTGACAACGTCGGAGGTCGTGGACGGCGCGCCCCGTTGGTCTCCGGACGGCTCGGCCATCGCGTTCCTGTCGGACCGGCTCAAGCGCGGCGTCACGCAGGTGTACGTCATCACACTCAGTGGCGGCGAGGCGATCCGGCTCACGGAGCACCCGGGGCCGGTCACCAGCGTCGAGTGGTCGCCGGATGGTCGGATGCTTGCGTTCACCGCGATGGACGGCGAGTCTCCGGATGCGAAACGCCGGCAGGAGGAACGTGACGACGAGCATGTCGTCGACGCGGATCTGAAGCGCGCAAGCCTGTGGGTGATCGACCTTCCGGAGGATCTCCGCGCTGCCGGGGTGCTGCCGGAGTCACGGCGGATCTCCCCGGAGGGATTGCATGTCGGCTCGCTCGCGGGACGTGGATTCTCCTGGGCGCCGGATTCACAGGGGCTGGCTGCCGTTGTCGCTCCCGGGCCGAAGGCCGACCACCTGTTCGCCCCGGATCTCGCGACCTTCGAGATGGACGGCACGATGCATCGCCTCGGAAACTTCGAGGGCCTTGGCGATGCCCCAAGCTTCAGCCCCGATGGCTCGACGCTGGCCTTCATCGGCTGCGAACATCGGATGCCGTCGTTGTTCTCGCTGCGGATCATCCCGGTCGGCGGCGGTGAGTCTCGTGTGGTCCTCCCCGACTACAAGGGGTCGTTCACCAGCGTGAGCTGGCTGCCCGAAGGTGACCGCCTGCTGGCGATGATCGAGGAGGGACAGCAGCATGCCATCCGCTTCGTCGATGTCGAGGCACGAAGCGCCGAGGCGGCCTTCGCTCTGCCGGCCGGCTCCGCGGGCCGGTCGGGGCATCCGCTGAGCGTTTCGCGGGATGGTTCGCGGGTCGCGTTCGCTCGCGCGGGCAACGACACGTTGGCAGACCTGTACGTCGCCGATATCGGGGGGACGCCCCGCAAGCTGACGGATCTGAACCCCTGGGTGCGCGACTATGACTTCGGCGAGATGCGCGAGGTTACCTGGACTTCAACCGATGGGATGGAGATCGAGGGCCTGCTGATCCTTCCGGTCGGTTACCAGGAGGGGCAGCGCTATCCGTTGCTTCTCCATATCCATGGTGGACCGTGCGGCGCATGGACGACTCAGCTCTACACGAACTGGCACGACTGGGGTCAGTTCCTGGCTCAGCGCGGCTATGCAGTGCTGATGCCGAACCCGCGTGGATCGTCCGGCCAGGGCTCGGAGTTTCTTTGCGCCATCGTCGGCTGCTATGGCGAGCCAGATTGGGACGATCTGATCACTGGGGTCGATGCGATGATCGAGCGCGGGATCGCAGATCCGGAGCAGCTCGTCGTCGGCGGCTGGAGCGGCGGCGGATTCCTGACGAACTGGACGATCACCCATAGCAATCGCTTCAAGGCAGCTGTCTCCGGCGCAGGCATTTCGAACTGGGTCAGCTTCCAGGGAACGGCGGATGTTCGCGGTGTGTTCGACGCCTACCTCGGGTCGGTTGTCGACGATGTCGAGACGCACTGGCGGCTGTCCCCGATCCGGCTGATCGGCAACGCGACGACGCCGACCCTGATCCTCTACGGAGGGGCCGACGCTCGCGTTCCGCCAACGCAGGGTTATGAGCTGTACGAGGGGTTGAAGGCGGTCGGAGTCGAGACACAGTTGGTGACATACCCGCGCGAGCCGCATACCATCGGCGAGCGTAAGCATCAGCTAGACCTGCTGGGGCGCGTTGTCGAGTGGTACGACCGGCACCTGGGCCGGGGAGAGTAG
- a CDS encoding Xaa-Pro peptidase family protein — MPFEVIILPDGADPDTFLAESVRALGLDGQVIGVPKMLWGQTLLSLQAALPAARFVALSDEFIDRVREIKDPDEIETLEAAARITDAAFADVIASIRPGMLDRDLAIEVDYQLKKHGGDGYSFIPAVVIDGHGARYARTWVDRDEPRPLNHGTSLAFDLGVRYRGYCSDFGRSAFIGEPDPTALAAWQSITRVIQLAMAEMGDGRITPNGIHDFVVDEVSKDGFREQFSWYALGHAIGMDVHENPWMTPGFEEPIRAGMCFALEPKIGIPGRFYVRCEDVVVVEGDRARPLTRYPYDPIVIE; from the coding sequence TTGCCATTCGAGGTTATTATCCTGCCCGACGGCGCCGATCCCGACACATTCCTGGCCGAGTCGGTGCGGGCACTCGGACTGGACGGCCAGGTCATCGGCGTGCCGAAGATGCTCTGGGGACAAACCCTGCTGAGCTTGCAGGCAGCGCTGCCGGCCGCGCGTTTCGTCGCGCTGAGCGACGAGTTCATCGACCGGGTCCGGGAGATCAAGGACCCCGACGAGATCGAGACGTTAGAGGCTGCCGCCCGGATCACCGATGCCGCTTTCGCCGACGTCATCGCGAGCATCCGCCCCGGCATGCTCGATCGCGATCTGGCAATCGAGGTCGATTACCAGCTCAAGAAGCACGGTGGAGACGGCTACTCGTTCATCCCTGCCGTCGTCATCGACGGCCACGGGGCCCGCTACGCCCGCACCTGGGTCGATCGCGACGAGCCGCGCCCGCTGAACCACGGCACGTCGCTCGCCTTCGACCTTGGCGTGCGCTACCGCGGCTATTGCTCTGACTTTGGCCGCTCGGCCTTCATCGGCGAACCGGACCCGACCGCTCTGGCCGCGTGGCAGTCGATTACGCGGGTGATCCAGTTGGCAATGGCCGAAATGGGCGATGGTCGGATCACGCCGAACGGCATCCATGACTTCGTCGTCGACGAAGTGTCGAAGGATGGGTTCCGCGAGCAATTCTCCTGGTATGCGCTCGGCCACGCCATCGGAATGGACGTCCACGAGAACCCCTGGATGACGCCGGGCTTCGAGGAGCCGATCCGCGCCGGGATGTGCTTCGCGCTGGAGCCGAAGATCGGCATCCCCGGCCGCTTCTACGTCCGCTGCGAGGACGTGGTCGTCGTTGAGGGGGATCGGGCACGCCCGTTGACCCGCTATCCCTACGATCCGATCGTTATCGAATGA
- a CDS encoding aminopeptidase P family N-terminal domain-containing protein, whose translation METTNQARRIARLRVAMREAGIDAAYLTYGPAFQYVTGLETPTTWEVGRQTGDWITGLVLRMDERSDAHPAA comes from the coding sequence ATGGAGACGACCAACCAGGCGCGGCGCATCGCGCGGCTCCGTGTCGCAATGCGTGAAGCAGGGATCGACGCAGCCTACCTCACCTACGGCCCCGCGTTCCAATACGTCACCGGCCTCGAGACGCCAACGACCTGGGAGGTCGGCCGGCAGACCGGAGACTGGATTACGGGCCTCGTGCTGCGGATGGACGAGAGATCCGACGCTCATCCTGCGGCCTAG
- a CDS encoding NlpC/P60 family protein gives MLGGTLLVSSIAPGLMPGGTTVAQAQEPTHSLTISTTPWISLIARVSIEAGVPAGALRALIAVQSDGNAAVATGSHGQTGLAQITPEMANVVQAGGDLTHPDANLTAGARYLSAAYARWGDWNLAVASFVGMIDDTGQAPAERHDRASSDFGILARYQQVLHQQLYVDGAPLTQATALAYGLEAIGMPYLSGGDDIAAGGFDCAGLVYWSFHMAGVELPHGSGPQWNATQRIDQSQLRPGDLVFFAGTWDAGISHSGIYAGNGYFLHSVNWGEPVQLTSLSDSYWGAHLAGFGRIP, from the coding sequence TTGCTCGGCGGGACGTTGCTTGTCTCGTCGATCGCGCCGGGCTTGATGCCGGGCGGGACGACAGTAGCCCAGGCACAAGAGCCGACGCACTCATTGACGATCTCGACGACGCCATGGATTTCGCTCATCGCTCGTGTCTCGATCGAGGCCGGCGTGCCGGCCGGCGCTTTGCGGGCGCTCATCGCGGTTCAGTCCGACGGCAACGCCGCCGTCGCTACCGGCTCTCACGGACAGACCGGCCTGGCCCAGATCACGCCGGAGATGGCAAACGTCGTGCAGGCCGGCGGCGACCTGACTCATCCGGACGCGAACCTGACTGCTGGCGCTCGTTATCTCTCGGCAGCGTACGCACGGTGGGGCGACTGGAACCTTGCGGTTGCGTCGTTTGTCGGCATGATCGACGACACTGGCCAGGCGCCAGCCGAACGCCACGACCGAGCGTCGTCGGACTTCGGGATTCTCGCGCGCTACCAGCAAGTGCTGCATCAGCAGCTCTACGTCGATGGCGCGCCACTGACACAGGCTACCGCGCTCGCCTACGGGTTGGAGGCGATCGGGATGCCGTATCTCTCCGGCGGCGACGACATTGCGGCCGGCGGGTTTGATTGCGCTGGCCTTGTCTACTGGTCGTTTCACATGGCAGGAGTCGAGCTGCCTCACGGCTCGGGCCCACAGTGGAACGCAACCCAGCGGATCGATCAATCTCAGTTGCGCCCCGGTGACCTTGTCTTCTTCGCCGGAACCTGGGACGCGGGGATCTCCCACTCCGGGATCTACGCCGGCAACGGCTACTTCCTGCACTCGGTCAATTGGGGAGAGCCAGTCCAGTTGACCTCGTTGAGCGACAGTTACTGGGGAGCTCACCTGGCTGGCTTCGGGCGCATTCCGTAG